CCTTCATCTGCTTGATGGGCATAGTATCACGCAAAACGGACGCTGGATTCCGGCTAAAGCAGATTATCGAGAGATTTATCAAAAGATGCCCAAGCGTATTGATCGTTGGAAACTGATACGCCTATTGAAGAAGCGTGATTGTAGATTGAAGAAAAATCCTTGATGTACCCAAATGAGGTAGAATTATGGCTCAAACAATTTTGTATTACCCAACAATCAACATTCAAGATGGCACTTGGTTAAGAAATGCAATTCTGTATTGGGATGAGGTTTCATCCATCGTCCCCTATGAGAACTATCCGGATTTTTCACCGGAATTATTGTATTTGCAAGAATTGGGAGTATATAAAGCTGTTTATCCTCGAGAACTTTTCTTCTCTGAGTTTGCAGAAGATTTTTGCAATTCTATTTTAAAAAGAATTTCTGCTTATGAGTTAAGAACTACCAATAATGGAACTCAAAATAGCCGGGTGAGGATGCACAAAAACAAAATATATGCACCGGCTTTACACGAGTTGATTCACTATAGAAAGTTACCGCCACAGTTATTGGATTATTTCGGAGATGGAAAATATATACACGATTACAACACGGATGGTTGGATGGAGATAGACAGCAAAATAGTGCAAATATACATGAGAACACTTGCAGAGTATTCGATAAAGTGCTCTGGCAAAGACATCGTATTAGGTACAGATACATCCACCCATAGCCGAGAAATCTATAACAATTCTCGCAACCGTGCAGATCTACAAGCGCAGTGCTGCAAAATTAATATAGAAAATTGTTTGCCTCAACCTTCTATGGATGTAAGTTTTGAAGACATCCTTGAGTTCAAAAACAGAAGAAAAGATGAACTTAATGCATTTAGAGCGAAAATCAGAGAGTTGGAAACAAATATATATCATGCCGACAGTCCAGAGTTAATACGGCACTATGAAGCTCAATTTATAGAGGGATGGCAACAATGTTCTGATGACTTTTATAAGGTTCTGAAAGAGTCAAGAATTACATTTTTCCTAAGTAGTTTTGTTAGTTTGGTTGCAATACCTTTTGTTGGTCAACTGCTGTCGCCGCATATTGGTCAAGAGCTTACATTTGCAATCCAAGCAGGTGCACCATTACTTAACATTGGAATTGGTTACTTTGATTATAGAAACAAGATTAGCCCAGCAAAAGCAGACGGTGGTTTTAGCTACATTATTAAGGCAAACAGAGACGGAATAATTCATATCTAAAACTGACATGCGGCAATTTCTCGTGGAAAATGACATAATAGAGTGAAAGTTTTGGTGGATATTCAAGGTGCATTGTGCTATTGTATCTTGCTAACAAGTTAAAAGCTACATTTTAGTCTTGAGATCAAGGCTAAAATGTAGCTTTTTCTATATTAAACCTCCATGATATACTGCTGGTCAGTGATATCATGGAGGTTTTGCTATGTCTGGATATGTGATTGAGATTCCACAGGAGCAAGAGAACAGTTCTATTTGGAGTCGGCAATTAAGAGTCGCCGCTTATTGCCGGGTCAGCGCTTCTTACGAGGAACAACAGCAAAGTCTGGAAAACCAGATCGAGTACTTTACACAATACATCAAGAGAAATCCCTTTTGGAGGTTTGTCGCTGTGTATACGGACAATGCCTCCGGGCTCCACACGAAGAATCGGCCCGGATACCAAAAGATGCTGAAAGACTGCCGAAAAGGTAAAATCGATTTGATTCTTGTTAAATCGCTGAGCCGCTTTGGAAGAGATGCAAAAGAAACCATGACTACAATCAGGAGGTTAAAGCAAATGGGTATTGGAGTGTACGTTGAGATGGGTGGGATCAATACATTGACAACTCCAGATAGTATTATTGATCTGTATGCCGCATTTGATCAGGCAGAGAGCCAGAACAAAAGCGACAATATCAAGTTCGGTTTGCGTCAGCGGATGAAAAGCGGAAAGGCTATGTTGTACCATTCGCAATTCCTTGGTTACACGAAAGGACCTGACGGTGTATTGCGGGTGGTCCCGGAGGAGGCGGAGATCGTACGGAAGATATTTGATCTCTATGTGCAGGGGAACGGTGTACGGAAGATCAAACGCTACCTGGAAGAACACGGGGTCAAAACAGTGACAGGGAAGAGGGAGTGGAGCACCTCTACCATCGATCGAATGTTGAGTAACGAGAAGTACATCGGGCAGGTGCTGATGCAGAAAAGCTATACGCCGGATTTCCTGACCGGAAAGCAAGTCAAAAACGATGGGCAGTTGGATATGTACCTGGTAGAGGATGCTCATGAAGCAATCATTGACCGGGAGACTTTTAATCAAGTGCAGGAGATGAAAGGGCATATCAAACACACAGTACAAATGGAGCAGATGTTGTGATATAATAATACTAATAAATTAAAGGTCCATTTTTTATGTGTTCCCGTCTTTAACGGGAGTCGGAGGTATCAGTAGTAATAAGAGACAGAGATTACAAAACGGAACTGGAGAAAATTAAAAAGCATTTAGAACTGATATTGGGTGAGGGATGAGCAATGTTGAAGGAAATATCCGGTCTTGAAATATGTGGTGCAAATTTCAAAAAACCGACATATCTCAACTTATTTGATCCTACAGATGGAAAGAAAATTAAGACAATCAAGGGTACATTATTGTATGGAAGAAACGGATCAGGTAAAAGTACGATTGCACGTGGTTTCCGTCAGATTGCAGGCGAAGTGTTACCAACTATCAGTCGGACAACAGTTTTCGATAAGGACCATAATCCTATAAATTTATCGAAGGACGAAAGAAAAGATATTTTCGTTTTTGATGAAGAATATGTTGATAAGAATGTAAAATTGCAGGAAGACCACTTGGAAACCATTGTTATGCTTGGAGAACAAGTGGACTTAAGTGAAAAGATAAAAGTGGCAAAAGAAGAATGCAATGCAGCAAAAACCTTATTGGATGCCCAAGCAAGAGTATGTAGTGAGTATAATGACCGGCAAAACATTAAGTGCCCGCAATATTACCTTCTAAAACTTCGTTGGGCACTCCAGGGAGATGATGGTTGGGCCGGCCGAGACAAAGAAATTCGGAATGGTCGGCAAAATACGGGAGTTAGGGATGATACCTACAAACAATTTCTCAATATTACACCGTCAAAACCGAGAAGTGAGTTAATTGTAGATTTTAAGAGGGTACGGCAAGATTTAGAGGCAGCCAGGGCGGGAGCGTCTGTTATAGAGCAGCCCGTCCCCCAAATTCCGGAAAAATTTAATTTATATGACGAATTGGAAATAGAAAAACTTTTGTCTCAAAAAATTGAACGGCCAGAATTTTCAGAAAGAGAACAATTTCTCCTTAAGTTAGTTCAACAAAAAGGCATTCATATTCTTATTGAAAGAAAAGAATTGTTGGAACGCTCAGAGACGAAATCATGCCCCTACTGTCTGCAGGAAATGACTCCAGGATATAAGGTTGATTTGATCCAAAGCATAGAAAAAATTTTGAATGAGGCGGCCGAGGATCATCGAAAGATATTGAGGGAGAAAATTTGGGGAGACATGTATATAGATCTCTTTCCTTTTGAAAAGTTGGATGGTTTCTCTACTTGCAAAGAATTGATGATGAAAATTGATGAGGCGATTAAATCAAATAATAATTTGCTACAACAAAAAATTGATAATCCATATGAGCCTATTAGCACAGGGATCGCATCCATACATTCTTTACTTTCTCAATTGACTACTGCGCTTGCGAATTTGGAGAACAAACGGGTAGCATATAATAAAAAAGCCAAGAGCACGGAACCTTTTCTAAAGGAATTAACTCGTATTAACAGTGAAATTGCTCACTATGATGTCATAGATTTAGCAGGTCAATATGATAAGCAATGTGAAGAATCCAAAACTGAGCAAGCACACTACGAAAGTTTGAAGGCAGACTACCTGTTGAAAGAAAAAGCAGTTCAGGCCCTCGAAGCGCAGAGAAGTTCAGTTACTGTTGCAATTGATGTAATGAACAATTACATGAAGTATATTTTCTTTGAAGAAGACAGACTCAGAATCGAATATGATGATGGCGTGTATAGATTACTGTCTCACGGGCAAAAAGTAAAGCCGCGAGAAGTCTCTGTTGGCGAAAGAAATATCATTGGACTCTGCTATTTCTTCACAAGTATTTTAAAGGGAAAGGAAGAAAGGGATACTTATAACGATGAGTACTTAATTATTGTTGATGATCCTATTTCCAGCTATGATATGGAAAATAGGATCGGAATTCTTTCCTTTTTAAAATATGAGTTGAGTGCTTTCCTTGAGGGAAACACTGAAACAAGAGTTCTGGTCATGACACATGATCTTATGACCTTTTATGACGCTCATAAGATACTTGAGGAGATAATAGAGAAGTGCAAGCAACAGTGGAATATGGGACAAATTAAGTTTAATCGATTTGAGTTAAGAGATGAAGAAATTATACCCTTCCAATACAAGAGTCGCCATGAATACAGTGAACTTATACAAACTATTTATAAATATGGCTTAGGACAAGCTGGAGACCAATCTATTGTAATTGGAAACATAATGAGGCAGGTATTGGAAGCATTCGCAACCTTTGAGTTTAAAAAAGGAATCGATAAAGTTTCAACTGACGATGATATTCTTTCTCTTCTTGGCTGCCAAGAGTTTAAGGTATATTTTAAAAATCTCATGTACCGCTTAGTACTCCATGGCGGGAGCCACAAAGAAGAGTATGTGAAGTCAATGAATAATTTGAACTTTTTTACACTCATTTCCGAAAAGGAAAAAGAAAGAACAGCAAAAGATATCCTTTGTTTCATCTATTGCTTGAACAAACCACATCTACTTGCGCATCTGAAGGATGTAGACCCGGATGCGAAATCGAAGTTGAATTTGTGGTGTCAAGATATACGAAAGAGATCCGCTGCAA
Above is a genomic segment from Pusillibacter faecalis containing:
- a CDS encoding AAA family ATPase, translated to MLKEISGLEICGANFKKPTYLNLFDPTDGKKIKTIKGTLLYGRNGSGKSTIARGFRQIAGEVLPTISRTTVFDKDHNPINLSKDERKDIFVFDEEYVDKNVKLQEDHLETIVMLGEQVDLSEKIKVAKEECNAAKTLLDAQARVCSEYNDRQNIKCPQYYLLKLRWALQGDDGWAGRDKEIRNGRQNTGVRDDTYKQFLNITPSKPRSELIVDFKRVRQDLEAARAGASVIEQPVPQIPEKFNLYDELEIEKLLSQKIERPEFSEREQFLLKLVQQKGIHILIERKELLERSETKSCPYCLQEMTPGYKVDLIQSIEKILNEAAEDHRKILREKIWGDMYIDLFPFEKLDGFSTCKELMMKIDEAIKSNNNLLQQKIDNPYEPISTGIASIHSLLSQLTTALANLENKRVAYNKKAKSTEPFLKELTRINSEIAHYDVIDLAGQYDKQCEESKTEQAHYESLKADYLLKEKAVQALEAQRSSVTVAIDVMNNYMKYIFFEEDRLRIEYDDGVYRLLSHGQKVKPREVSVGERNIIGLCYFFTSILKGKEERDTYNDEYLIIVDDPISSYDMENRIGILSFLKYELSAFLEGNTETRVLVMTHDLMTFYDAHKILEEIIEKCKQQWNMGQIKFNRFELRDEEIIPFQYKSRHEYSELIQTIYKYGLGQAGDQSIVIGNIMRQVLEAFATFEFKKGIDKVSTDDDILSLLGCQEFKVYFKNLMYRLVLHGGSHKEEYVKSMNNLNFFTLISEKEKERTAKDILCFIYCLNKPHLLAHLKDVDPDAKSKLNLWCQDIRKRSAAT
- a CDS encoding recombinase family protein — translated: MSGYVIEIPQEQENSSIWSRQLRVAAYCRVSASYEEQQQSLENQIEYFTQYIKRNPFWRFVAVYTDNASGLHTKNRPGYQKMLKDCRKGKIDLILVKSLSRFGRDAKETMTTIRRLKQMGIGVYVEMGGINTLTTPDSIIDLYAAFDQAESQNKSDNIKFGLRQRMKSGKAMLYHSQFLGYTKGPDGVLRVVPEEAEIVRKIFDLYVQGNGVRKIKRYLEEHGVKTVTGKREWSTSTIDRMLSNEKYIGQVLMQKSYTPDFLTGKQVKNDGQLDMYLVEDAHEAIIDRETFNQVQEMKGHIKHTVQMEQML
- a CDS encoding DUF6236 family protein; this encodes MAQTILYYPTINIQDGTWLRNAILYWDEVSSIVPYENYPDFSPELLYLQELGVYKAVYPRELFFSEFAEDFCNSILKRISAYELRTTNNGTQNSRVRMHKNKIYAPALHELIHYRKLPPQLLDYFGDGKYIHDYNTDGWMEIDSKIVQIYMRTLAEYSIKCSGKDIVLGTDTSTHSREIYNNSRNRADLQAQCCKINIENCLPQPSMDVSFEDILEFKNRRKDELNAFRAKIRELETNIYHADSPELIRHYEAQFIEGWQQCSDDFYKVLKESRITFFLSSFVSLVAIPFVGQLLSPHIGQELTFAIQAGAPLLNIGIGYFDYRNKISPAKADGGFSYIIKANRDGIIHI